From a single Hemibagrus wyckioides isolate EC202008001 linkage group LG27, SWU_Hwy_1.0, whole genome shotgun sequence genomic region:
- the lin7c gene encoding protein lin-7 homolog C, with amino-acid sequence MASLGEPVRLERDISRAIELLDKLQRTGEVPPQKLQALQRVLQSEFCNAVREVYEHVYETVDINSSPEVRANATAKATVAAFAASEGHSHPRVVELPKTEEGLGFNIMGGKEQNSPIYISRIIPGGIADRHGGLKRGDQLLSVNGVSVEGEHHEKAVELLKAAQGTVKLVVRYTPKVLEEMESRFEKMRSAKRRQKNSYPQ; translated from the exons ATGGCCTCGCTGGGGGAGCCGGTACGATTAGAAAGAG ACATTTCTCGTGCCATAGAGCTGCTGGACAAACTCCAAAGAACCGGAGAAGTACCTCCTCAGAAGCTGCAAGCCCTACAGAGGGTTTTGCAAAGCGAGTTCTGCAACGCAGTACGAGAG GTTTATGAAcatgtgtatgagacagtggaCATTAACAGCAGTCCAGAGGTCAGAGCCAATGCCACAGCTAAG GCCACAGTGGCAGCATTTGCTGCAAGCGAAGGACACTCTCACCCTCGCGTAGTGGAGCTGCCAAAAACCGAGGAAGGCCTCGGTTTCAACATCATGGGAGGAAAAGAGCAGAACTCGCCCATCTACATCTCGCGCATCATCCCCGGAGGTATTGCTGATCGTCATGGTGGCCTCAAGAGaggagaccagctgctctcggTCAACGGAGTG AGTGTGGAAGGAGAACACCATGAGAAGGCAGTGGAGCTCTTAAAAGCAGCTCAGGGCACGGTCAAGCTCGTAGTCCGCTACACTCCTAAAGTGCTAGAGGAGATGGAGTCTCGGTTTGAGAAGATGCGATCTGCCAAACGCCGCCAAAAGAACAGCTACCCGCAGTAG
- the bdnf gene encoding brain-derived neurotrophic factor isoform X7 encodes MTILFLTMVISYFSCMRAAPMREVPGVVGGHRAEGYLGAARGHGTPPSGGALPSLTDTFEQVIEELLEVEGEAAQGQGGGGPGNAATAPAESKDVDTYASRVMISNQVPLEPPLLFLLEEYKNYLDAANMSMRVRRHSDPARRGELSVCDSISQWVTAVDKKTAIDMSGQTVTVLEKVPVANGQLKQYFYETKCNPLGYTKEGCRGIDKRHYNSQCRTTQSYVRALTMDSKRKIGWRFIRIDTSCVCTLTIKRGR; translated from the coding sequence ATGACCATCCTGTTCCTTACTATGGTTATTTCATACTTCAGTTGCATGAGAGCTGCGCCCATGAGAGAGGTGCCGGGCGTTGTGGGGGGCCACCGAGCCGAGGGCTACCTGGGGGCCGCCCGGGGCCACGGGACTCCACCAAGCGGGGGAGCGCTGCCTTCGCTCACGGACACGTTCGAGCAGGTGATCGAGGAGCTACTGGAAGTGGAGGGGGAGGCAGCACAGGGCCAGGGAGGGGGGGGTCCCGGCAACGCAGCCACGGCCCCGGCCGAATCAAAGGACGTCGACACGTATGCATCGCGTGTGATGATCAGCAACCAAGTGCCTTTGGAGCCGCCGCTGCTCTTTCTCTTGGAGGAATACAAAAACTACCTGGATGCCGCCAACATGTCGATGCGGGTGCGGCGCCACTCGGACCCGGCGCGACGTGGCGAGCTCAGCGTGTGCGACAGTATTAGCCAGTGGGTGACGGCCGTGGACAAAAAGACGGCTATCGACATGTCTGGCCAGACCGTCACCGTGCTGGAGAAGGTCCCGGTGGCCAATGGGCAGCTGAAGCAATACTTTTACGAGACCAAATGCAACCCGCTGGGTTACACGAAGGAGGGCTGCCGAGGAATAGACAAGCGGCACTATAACTCGCAATGCCGGACAACCCAATCGTACGTGCGAGCCCTCACCATGGATAGCAAACGGAAGATCGGCTGGAGGTTTATACGGATAGACACTTCGTGTGTATGCACATTGACCATTAAGAGGGGGAGATAG
- the bdnf gene encoding brain-derived neurotrophic factor isoform X5 — translation MFQQVRRVMTILFLTMVISYFSCMRAAPMREVPGVVGGHRAEGYLGAARGHGTPPSGGALPSLTDTFEQVIEELLEVEGEAAQGQGGGGPGNAATAPAESKDVDTYASRVMISNQVPLEPPLLFLLEEYKNYLDAANMSMRVRRHSDPARRGELSVCDSISQWVTAVDKKTAIDMSGQTVTVLEKVPVANGQLKQYFYETKCNPLGYTKEGCRGIDKRHYNSQCRTTQSYVRALTMDSKRKIGWRFIRIDTSCVCTLTIKRGR, via the coding sequence TTCCAACAGGTCAGAAGAGTGATGACCATCCTGTTCCTTACTATGGTTATTTCATACTTCAGTTGCATGAGAGCTGCGCCCATGAGAGAGGTGCCGGGCGTTGTGGGGGGCCACCGAGCCGAGGGCTACCTGGGGGCCGCCCGGGGCCACGGGACTCCACCAAGCGGGGGAGCGCTGCCTTCGCTCACGGACACGTTCGAGCAGGTGATCGAGGAGCTACTGGAAGTGGAGGGGGAGGCAGCACAGGGCCAGGGAGGGGGGGGTCCCGGCAACGCAGCCACGGCCCCGGCCGAATCAAAGGACGTCGACACGTATGCATCGCGTGTGATGATCAGCAACCAAGTGCCTTTGGAGCCGCCGCTGCTCTTTCTCTTGGAGGAATACAAAAACTACCTGGATGCCGCCAACATGTCGATGCGGGTGCGGCGCCACTCGGACCCGGCGCGACGTGGCGAGCTCAGCGTGTGCGACAGTATTAGCCAGTGGGTGACGGCCGTGGACAAAAAGACGGCTATCGACATGTCTGGCCAGACCGTCACCGTGCTGGAGAAGGTCCCGGTGGCCAATGGGCAGCTGAAGCAATACTTTTACGAGACCAAATGCAACCCGCTGGGTTACACGAAGGAGGGCTGCCGAGGAATAGACAAGCGGCACTATAACTCGCAATGCCGGACAACCCAATCGTACGTGCGAGCCCTCACCATGGATAGCAAACGGAAGATCGGCTGGAGGTTTATACGGATAGACACTTCGTGTGTATGCACATTGACCATTAAGAGGGGGAGATAG
- the bdnf gene encoding brain-derived neurotrophic factor isoform X3 translates to MSHSKSQELDHDLCNTFQQVRRVMTILFLTMVISYFSCMRAAPMREVPGVVGGHRAEGYLGAARGHGTPPSGGALPSLTDTFEQVIEELLEVEGEAAQGQGGGGPGNAATAPAESKDVDTYASRVMISNQVPLEPPLLFLLEEYKNYLDAANMSMRVRRHSDPARRGELSVCDSISQWVTAVDKKTAIDMSGQTVTVLEKVPVANGQLKQYFYETKCNPLGYTKEGCRGIDKRHYNSQCRTTQSYVRALTMDSKRKIGWRFIRIDTSCVCTLTIKRGR, encoded by the coding sequence TTCCAACAGGTCAGAAGAGTGATGACCATCCTGTTCCTTACTATGGTTATTTCATACTTCAGTTGCATGAGAGCTGCGCCCATGAGAGAGGTGCCGGGCGTTGTGGGGGGCCACCGAGCCGAGGGCTACCTGGGGGCCGCCCGGGGCCACGGGACTCCACCAAGCGGGGGAGCGCTGCCTTCGCTCACGGACACGTTCGAGCAGGTGATCGAGGAGCTACTGGAAGTGGAGGGGGAGGCAGCACAGGGCCAGGGAGGGGGGGGTCCCGGCAACGCAGCCACGGCCCCGGCCGAATCAAAGGACGTCGACACGTATGCATCGCGTGTGATGATCAGCAACCAAGTGCCTTTGGAGCCGCCGCTGCTCTTTCTCTTGGAGGAATACAAAAACTACCTGGATGCCGCCAACATGTCGATGCGGGTGCGGCGCCACTCGGACCCGGCGCGACGTGGCGAGCTCAGCGTGTGCGACAGTATTAGCCAGTGGGTGACGGCCGTGGACAAAAAGACGGCTATCGACATGTCTGGCCAGACCGTCACCGTGCTGGAGAAGGTCCCGGTGGCCAATGGGCAGCTGAAGCAATACTTTTACGAGACCAAATGCAACCCGCTGGGTTACACGAAGGAGGGCTGCCGAGGAATAGACAAGCGGCACTATAACTCGCAATGCCGGACAACCCAATCGTACGTGCGAGCCCTCACCATGGATAGCAAACGGAAGATCGGCTGGAGGTTTATACGGATAGACACTTCGTGTGTATGCACATTGACCATTAAGAGGGGGAGATAG
- the bdnf gene encoding brain-derived neurotrophic factor isoform X4 has protein sequence MGKERKRTFQQVRRVMTILFLTMVISYFSCMRAAPMREVPGVVGGHRAEGYLGAARGHGTPPSGGALPSLTDTFEQVIEELLEVEGEAAQGQGGGGPGNAATAPAESKDVDTYASRVMISNQVPLEPPLLFLLEEYKNYLDAANMSMRVRRHSDPARRGELSVCDSISQWVTAVDKKTAIDMSGQTVTVLEKVPVANGQLKQYFYETKCNPLGYTKEGCRGIDKRHYNSQCRTTQSYVRALTMDSKRKIGWRFIRIDTSCVCTLTIKRGR, from the coding sequence TTCCAACAGGTCAGAAGAGTGATGACCATCCTGTTCCTTACTATGGTTATTTCATACTTCAGTTGCATGAGAGCTGCGCCCATGAGAGAGGTGCCGGGCGTTGTGGGGGGCCACCGAGCCGAGGGCTACCTGGGGGCCGCCCGGGGCCACGGGACTCCACCAAGCGGGGGAGCGCTGCCTTCGCTCACGGACACGTTCGAGCAGGTGATCGAGGAGCTACTGGAAGTGGAGGGGGAGGCAGCACAGGGCCAGGGAGGGGGGGGTCCCGGCAACGCAGCCACGGCCCCGGCCGAATCAAAGGACGTCGACACGTATGCATCGCGTGTGATGATCAGCAACCAAGTGCCTTTGGAGCCGCCGCTGCTCTTTCTCTTGGAGGAATACAAAAACTACCTGGATGCCGCCAACATGTCGATGCGGGTGCGGCGCCACTCGGACCCGGCGCGACGTGGCGAGCTCAGCGTGTGCGACAGTATTAGCCAGTGGGTGACGGCCGTGGACAAAAAGACGGCTATCGACATGTCTGGCCAGACCGTCACCGTGCTGGAGAAGGTCCCGGTGGCCAATGGGCAGCTGAAGCAATACTTTTACGAGACCAAATGCAACCCGCTGGGTTACACGAAGGAGGGCTGCCGAGGAATAGACAAGCGGCACTATAACTCGCAATGCCGGACAACCCAATCGTACGTGCGAGCCCTCACCATGGATAGCAAACGGAAGATCGGCTGGAGGTTTATACGGATAGACACTTCGTGTGTATGCACATTGACCATTAAGAGGGGGAGATAG